A DNA window from Rhineura floridana isolate rRhiFlo1 chromosome 11, rRhiFlo1.hap2, whole genome shotgun sequence contains the following coding sequences:
- the LOC133365921 gene encoding olfactory receptor 10A7-like isoform X2, whose protein sequence is MNFTEGGNEFVLWGLSNYPDLQLLSFMDICYSSVTLPKMLVNFLSEDKRISYAGCATQMFFLIFLGASECFLLAAMAYDRYVAICKPLRYMAIMNKKVCLSLTVFSWFIGNMVSLVQTAWVFTLPFCGSNQINYFFCDIPPLIKLSCTDTSLYEMQLFIATVLVICTPFSLILVSYCLILSNILKMASSDGLQKAFSICSSHILVVSLYYGSSSLIYLRPKSLHTQYNNKFLALTYTTITPMLNPIIYSLRNKEVNGAIRRLVRKTMNR, encoded by the exons ATGAATTTTACAGAAGGAGGGAATGAATTTGTCCTCTGGGGCTTAAGCAATTATCCTGACCTCCAG CTCTTGTCTTTCATGGATATTTGCTACTCGTCTGTGACTCTTcccaaaatgctggtgaatttcctCTCAGAGGACAAGAGAATTTCCTATGCTGGCTGTGCCACGCAAATGTTCTTCTTGATTTTCTTGGGGGCATCGGAGTGCTTCCTCCTGGCAGCCATGGCCTATGATCGTTATGTGGCCATATGCAAACCACTGAGGTACATGGCGATCATGAACAAGAAAGTCTGCCTTTCACTGACTGTCTTCTCGTGGTTCATTGGCAACATGGTGTCTCTGGTTCAGACCGCTTGGGTGTTTACCTTACCATTCTGTGGATCAAATcaaattaattattttttctgtGATATCCCCCCACTCATTAAGCTTTCCTGTACTGATACTTCTTTGTATGAGATGCAGCTCTTTATAGCTACTGTACTAGTTATTTGTACCCCCTTTTCCCTTATCCTAGTGTCCTATTGTCTGATTCTTTCCAACATCCTGAAAATGGCATCATCTGACGGCCTTCAAAAAGCTTTCTCCATCTGCTCTTCTCATATCTTGGTGGTGTCCTTGTATTATGGGAGTAGTAGCTTGATTTATCTAAGGCCAAAATCACTTCATACACAGTATAATAATAAATTCTTAGCTTTGACGTACACCACCATCACTCCCATGCTGAACCCCATTATCTACAGCCTAAGGAACAAGGAAGTCAATGGGGCAATTAGGAGGCTGGTGAGAAAGACAATGAACAGATGA
- the LOC133365921 gene encoding olfactory receptor 10A7-like isoform X1: MNFTEGGNEFVLWGLSNYPDLQVLLFIVFLLVYIITMLGNMLIFIMAMVDPSLHTPMYFFLKLLSFMDICYSSVTLPKMLVNFLSEDKRISYAGCATQMFFLIFLGASECFLLAAMAYDRYVAICKPLRYMAIMNKKVCLSLTVFSWFIGNMVSLVQTAWVFTLPFCGSNQINYFFCDIPPLIKLSCTDTSLYEMQLFIATVLVICTPFSLILVSYCLILSNILKMASSDGLQKAFSICSSHILVVSLYYGSSSLIYLRPKSLHTQYNNKFLALTYTTITPMLNPIIYSLRNKEVNGAIRRLVRKTMNR; encoded by the coding sequence ATGAATTTTACAGAAGGAGGGAATGAATTTGTCCTCTGGGGCTTAAGCAATTATCCTGACCTCCAGGTGCTTTTATTCATTGTCTTTCTATTGGTTTACATCATAACAATGTTGGGGAACATGCTCATTTTCATCATGGCCATGGTAGATCCATCACTTCACACACCAATGTATTTCTTCCTCAAGCTCTTGTCTTTCATGGATATTTGCTACTCGTCTGTGACTCTTcccaaaatgctggtgaatttcctCTCAGAGGACAAGAGAATTTCCTATGCTGGCTGTGCCACGCAAATGTTCTTCTTGATTTTCTTGGGGGCATCGGAGTGCTTCCTCCTGGCAGCCATGGCCTATGATCGTTATGTGGCCATATGCAAACCACTGAGGTACATGGCGATCATGAACAAGAAAGTCTGCCTTTCACTGACTGTCTTCTCGTGGTTCATTGGCAACATGGTGTCTCTGGTTCAGACCGCTTGGGTGTTTACCTTACCATTCTGTGGATCAAATcaaattaattattttttctgtGATATCCCCCCACTCATTAAGCTTTCCTGTACTGATACTTCTTTGTATGAGATGCAGCTCTTTATAGCTACTGTACTAGTTATTTGTACCCCCTTTTCCCTTATCCTAGTGTCCTATTGTCTGATTCTTTCCAACATCCTGAAAATGGCATCATCTGACGGCCTTCAAAAAGCTTTCTCCATCTGCTCTTCTCATATCTTGGTGGTGTCCTTGTATTATGGGAGTAGTAGCTTGATTTATCTAAGGCCAAAATCACTTCATACACAGTATAATAATAAATTCTTAGCTTTGACGTACACCACCATCACTCCCATGCTGAACCCCATTATCTACAGCCTAAGGAACAAGGAAGTCAATGGGGCAATTAGGAGGCTGGTGAGAAAGACAATGAACAGATGA
- the LOC133367979 gene encoding olfactory receptor 5L1-like produces MTETTTWRNRTTVTEFILLGFGNLQDLQIPLFLLFLLVYIVTVAGNIAIVFLVATDRQLQTPMYFFLGNLSCLDTCYSSTILPRMLASVFSGDSAVTFNGCLIQLYCFCFLAIAECYLLAVMAYDRYLAICKPLRYAILMNARTTIQLATGAWLCPIIVLTVIILLLSGLTFCGPNVIDHFFCDLGPVVSLSCTDIKWVMWTIFIMSCIDTFPPFLLTLTSYVFIISTILRIPSTKGRQKAFSTCSSHLTVVTFFYGTLIMVYVLPKTNSMGDLKKMFSVFYTVLTPLANPIIYSLRNKEVKESLRKAFGKVNIIIGI; encoded by the coding sequence ATGACAGAGACTACCACATGGAGAAACAGAACAACCGTCACTGAATTCATTCTTTTAGGATTTGGAAATCTTCAGGACCTTCAGATTCCTCTATTTCTGTTGTTTCTCCTGGTCTATATTGTGACTGTGGCTGGAAACATCGCCATTGTTTTCTTagttgcaacagacagacaactTCAGACTCCGATGTACTTTTTCTTAGGCAACTTGTCCTGCCTGGACACCTGCTACAGCTCAACCATCTTGCCCAGGATGCTGGCCAGTGTTTTCAGTGGAGACAGTGCAGTGACATTCAATGGCTGCCTTATACAACTATATTGCTTTTGCTTCTTGGCAATTGCAGAATGTTATCTGTTGGCTGTGATGGCTTATGATCGGTACCTTGCCATATGCAAACCATTGCGTTATGCCATTCTTATGAATGCTAGAACTACCATCCAACTGGCCACAGGTGCTTGGTTATGTCCCATCATTGTTCTGACTGTAATCATACTGTTACTGTCAGGACTGACATTCTGTGGCCCCAATGTAATTGACCACTTTTTCTGTGATCTCGGCCCAGTGGTTAGTCTCTCCTGTACAGACATCAAATGGGTCATGTGGACCATCTTCATAATGTCCTGCATAGATACCTTTCCCCCATTTCTACTCACCCTGACATCTTATGTTTTTATCATTTCTACCATTCTGAGGATCCCATCCACCAAAGGTAGGCAAAAAGCTTTTTCCACCTGCTCCTCTCACCTTACTGTGGTAACATTTTTCTATGGGACCCTAATTATGGTGTATGTCTTACCCAAAACCAATAGTATGGGAGATCTAAAGAAAATGTTCTCTGTTTTTTACACTGTATTGACTCCCCTAGCCAATCCCATTATATACAGCTTGAGAAACAAAGAGGTTAAGGAGTCCCTGAGAAAAGCCTTTGGTAAAGTGAATATCATAATAGGAATTTAG